The sequence GAAAGGGATACTGGACGGGAGGCGCCCACGCCCATATCGAGGTAAACGGCCACGGCGAACTGGGGCTGATCCACGAAGATCTCTACCACGATTCGCACAACACGCTCTCCGATTTCATCGCCCGGATCGACCAGTACACCTCCGTGGACGCGGAGGAGCGGATCAAGGCGGGACAGCGCGTGGGACGGCTGCGACTGGTGTTTTCTCCCCTCGGCATGGCCTGGAAATGCTACTTCGTCAAAAAGGGATTCAGGGACGGTTTTCCCGGTCTCCTCTTCAGCCTGTGCATGGGGATCTATTCGTTCCTGAGGCTGGTAAAGGTCTGGCAGGGCGAAACCGGGGCGGAGGAGCGCACGGACGGTCCGGCAAAGCCCTCCGCGTGACGGCCGATTCGGATTGAGTCATGGCACAGCGCGAACGATGCAGTATCGTGATCCCGACGTGGAATGCGGGCTATCTGGTCGAACGGTGCCTCCGTTCATTGAAAGACCACGGGGCAGCGGACCGGGCGGAGATCGTGGTGGTGGACGACGGCAGTACGGCCGACACGGCCGTAAGGACGTGGGCGACCTGTCCGGACGCGGTCCTGGTCAGGCACGACGGGAACAGGGGGTTCGCCGCAGCCTGCAACACAGGGGTGTCGCGGGCTTCGCACGAGGTCGTGGTCCTGCTCAACAACGACGTCGTCGCCACCGGCCCCTTCCTGGATCCCCTCCTTTCCCATTTCCGTGACGATCAGGTGTTCGCCGTCAATCCCCGGGTCTACCAGGTCGGGGACGGGCGTCCCGGCGGCGGTCTCGTGCGAGGCGCCATGCACTGCGGCCTGCTGCGGCTGAGGTGGGCGGAACGCGAGTCCCTGCGAGAAGGCCGTGCACTCACCCTCTACGCCAACGGGGCCGCCATGGCGGTATCCCGGTCGAAGTACCTGGCACTGGGCGGATTCGATACGTTGTATGCCCCGTTCTACTCGGAAGACCTGGACCTGTCCTACCGCGCGTATCAGCGGGGTTGGACGGTGCTTTACGAACCGGAAAGCCGGCTCACCCACGAACACGGCGCGACGATCGGCGCGCGGCACGACCGGGCCTTCATCGACCGCGTCAGCGCGAGAAACCGAATCCTCTTCGTGTGGCGCAACATGCGGGACCTCAGGTGCCTGGTGTCGCATGTCTTCTGGATGATGGCTCGTTTCCTCGGCGCGGTGCTGAAGGGCGACCTGACCTTCCCGCGTGCGCTGATGGACGCGGCGCGTCTAAGGGATGCGGTAATGAAGCGGCGGCGGTCCGACCCGGCTCCAGTAGCAACCGACCGCGAGATCCTGGGGTCGACGTCCGGGTGGGCGGGCCGCGAAAAACCCTAGAGGTCCTATGGACGCCCCGAAGGCAAGACGAATCCTCATTTCCCGTTTGCGCTTCATCGGCGACGTGGTGCTGACCACGCCGGTGATCAGGGCGTTGAAGCGGCATTACGGGGAAGCCGAACTCTACTACCTCGCGGAGGCGGGACCCGCGGCGGTCCTCGCCCGGAACCCTTACCTGGAAGAGGTGATCGCGCTGCCGGACGAACTCCTGCCTGGCCGGTCCGTGCTGACCCGCTGCGGGGAACAGTTGCGCTTCCTCCGTGCCCTGCGAAAGCGCCGTTTCGACCTGGTGATCGATCTCTTCGGCAATCCGCGCAGCGCGCTGCTGACCCTGGCCACGGGCGCCCGGATGCGGGTCGGTTATGACGTACGGGGAAGGGGCGCGGCGTACAATGTCAAGATCAGGCGGTCAGATTCTCTCCGGGTAGTGGATGCCTACCTGGATGCGGTCCGCACGATCGGCGTTCCCGCGGATGACGACCGCACCGAGGTCCACTTCTCCTCCGAAGACGCGGCGTGGGCCGATTCCTGGCTCGCTGAGCGGGGCGTGGACGGCGACCGCCCGATCGCCGCGCTGAATCCCGGCGCAAGCTGGCCGGCCAAAACGTGGAACGCGGGCCGATTCGCCGAACTGGCCCGCCGGATGATCGAAGCGCTGGACCTCCGTGTACTGGTGGTCGCGGGACCGGGGCAGCGGGAGGCCATGGCCAGGTTGGCCGGCATGGCGGGCGACGCCTGTCCCGTCGTGGAAACCGGTTCGCTCACCCGGCTGGCCGCGTTGATCCGGAGGTGCGACCTGTTCGTTTCCAATGACTGCGGGCCGATGCATATCGCCGTGGCCGTGGGAACGCCCACGATCGGCCTTTTCGGTCCGAGCAACCCGCGGATCTGGTTTCCCTATTCACAGGCCGAAGGGCACGTCGCCCTGGAAGCCGGTGTGGACGACTGTTGCGGCCGCGATTTCTGCGTCCGGCCTGTCGCATGCATCGAATCGATATCACCGTGCCAGGTGCTGGAGGCCGCGGAGTCCGTCCTGCGCGGGACTTCCAACCGTTCGGCGGAGTAGGCCTATGCCCGAAGATCCCAGGCGCATACTGGTCATCAAACTGCGGGCCACCGGGGACGTCGTCCTGGCGACGCCCGTCATCGAGAACCTGAAGCGGCGCTTCCCACGGGCCCGCCTCTCCTTCCTGACGGAGGAGGCTTCCGCCGACGTCCTGCGGTGGAATTCCTTGCTGGACGAGCTCATCGTGCTGCCCCTGCGCCGGTGGGGAAGCCTGGGCGTCCGTGGTTCCTGGCGCGAGCAGGTACGGTTCTATCGTAACCTGCGCCAGAGACGCTTCGATCTCGTATTCGACCTCTTCGGCAATCCCCGCAGCGCCTTGCTGACCTGGCTGACCGGGGCGCCGGACCGGGTCGGTTACGCTTTCCGGGGTCGCCGCCACGCCTACACCACCGTAGTCACGCCCTCAGGCCGGCCAGGGCACGAGGTCCTGTTCCACCTGGAAGCTCTGGAGGCGCTGGACATCCCGGTGGCCGCCGACCGGCCGCGTGTCACCATACCCGGGACGGCCGGCGAGAAAGCAGACGGCTGGCTGCGGGAGCACGTCCCGGGCGGGCGTGTGTTGATCGGACTGAATCCGGGCGGAGGTTGGGCCATCAAGCGCTGGCCGCCGGAGTTTTTCGGCCGCCTGGCCGACGCGCTGATCGATGAATACGGCGTGGACGTGCTGATCCTGTGGGGGCCGGGCGAGGCAGGGCTCGTCGCGCGGGTAACCGGCGCCATGCGCAACCGCCCCCTCGTGCTTCCGGAGACGACGCTCGCCGAACTCGGCGCATTCCTTAAGCGCTGCGGCCTGCTGGTCAGCAACGACAGCGCGCCGATGCACATGGCCGCGGCGCTGAACGTTCCCACCGTCGGTATCTTCGGTCCCACCGACCCCCGCGCGCAGGGGCCCTGGGGCGACGGTCACGGCGTGGTGCGGAAGGAAAGCGTCGACTGTCTCGGCTGCAACCGGATCAAGTGTCCGATTGGCAATATATGCATGACGACGCTGGAACCCGGGGAGCTGCTGGAGAAGATACGCGCGTATATTCCGGTCGGAATAGTCGGAACTTGACACCACGCCACCCGAATGTTATATTTAACTACTTTGGAACATTTACGTTAACCGGCGCTTAAGGGACCATACAGAAGGTTGATATTTGCGGAAAGACATCATAGTTGAGACGGCCACGCACGAAACACGCATCGCGATGCTCGAGGATAACCATCTCGTCGAGCTGCTGGTCGAACGCCCGGAACACGAGCGCGTGGTCGGGAACATCTGCAAGGGCGTAGTGACAGCGGTCATACCGAGCATTCAGGCGGCCTTTGTGGATATCGGCCTGGACAAGGCTGCCTTCCTGCAGGCATCGGACGTAACCAGTGGGGCCGACTGGATTGATTTCGATGACGACGAGAACCAGGATTCCGGATCCGGAAGGAGCAGGGACCGGGAGTACCAGATCCAGGAGATGGTCAAGGAAGGCCAGGAAATCGTCGTCCAGATCACGAAGGAGTCCATCGGCACCAAGGGACCGCGGGTCACTTCCCAGATATCCCTGCCGGGAAGGTTCCTCGTGCTGGTTCCCCATGCCAATTACGTCGGCGTTTCCCGGCGTATCGACGACTGGAGCGAAAAGCGCAGGCTGAGGGACCTGGCCAGGAAACTCAAGGACGACGACTTCGGGGTCATCGTGCGGACCGCTGCACTGGGCAAATCGGATTCCGAGTTGAAGAACGACCTCAAGCAACTGACCAGGACATGGCGGAATATCGAGAAGGAGGTCGGGAAGACGCCGGCGCCCGCCATGATCCACAAGGACGTCGAAATGACGTCCGGGATGATACGCGACCTGTTCACGCCCGACATCGACAGCGTGATCATCGACTCGAAGGCGGTATACAAGGAGATCCTGGCCTATCTAAAGGGCGTGGCCCCCCAACTTCGCGAGCGCGTCCACATGTACGACGGGACGGCGCCGGTGTTCGACGCCTACGGGATCGAGAACGAGATCGGCAAGGCGCTCCATCGGAAGGTATGGCTGAAGAACGGCGGCTACATCCTCATCGAACCCACCGAAGCGCTGGTGACGATCGACGTGAATTCAGGACGGTACGCGGGGTCAAGGGGACACGAGGAAACCGTGTTCCAGACCAACCTGGAAGCCTGCGCGGAGGTGGCGCGGCAGCTCAGGCTCAGGGATATCGGGGGTATCATCGTCATCGATTTCATTGACATGGAAGACCGCGGGAACCGGCGCCAGGTGCACCAGGAAATGGAGAAGGCCATGTCGCACGACCGTGCGCGGACACGCATGTCCAAGGAGATCAGCGAATTCGGGCTGATCGAGATGACCCGCCAGCGGATTCGCCCCAGCCTGCTGTTCACCTTCAGCGAGGCATGCCCGGTGTGCGACGGGACCGGCCGAATCATGTCGCGCATCACCATGGTCACCCAGATCGGCCGGTGGCTGAAGCGGGCAAAGCCCGGCCTGAGAGAACGAAAGCTCAAGCTCAAGGTGCATCCCACCGTGGCGTTGAGTCTGCATGAGAACGGACGGGAGAAACTGGTGAACCTGCAGGACGAGTACAAGATGCAACTTCAAGTCGAGGAAGACCCGTTCCTGCACGTGGAGGAATTCCGCGTGTTTTCGGGCAAACGGGACCTGGACGTGACCGACGAGTTCAAGTAAGCGGACCAAACGGACAAGGAGCGAAATAGATGTACGCTGTGATCAGATCGGGCGATCAGCAGTTCAGTGTCAACGAGGGAGATACGATCCAGGTCGAGAAGATCGCCGCCGAAGTGGGAGACGAGATCACCATCGACCAGGTGCTCCTCCTGGGCGGCGGAGAGACGCTGGTCGGCACGCCGACGGTAGCCGGGGCCACTGTGACGGCCAAAGTTACCGAGCAGGGCCGCCATCCCAAGATCGTGGTGTTCAAGATGAAACGCCGTAAGAACTACCGCCGGAAGAGAGGGCACAGGCAGCCGTATACCGCGCTCGAAATAACCAGCATCAACTACGACCCAAGCGCATCCAACTGATCGGAAAGGATTTTCGCAGATGGCCCACAAGAAAGGTGTAGGAAGTTCTCGCAACGGAAGAGACAGCAACCCCAAGTTTCTCGGCGTCAAGACCGGAGACGGCATGCGCGTCCGGGCTGGCAACATCATCGTCCGGCAGCGGGGAACGCGGATTCTGCCCGGAGAAAACGTGGGGCGCGGCAACGACGACACCCTCTTCGCCTTGACGGACGGCATCGTCCAGTTCCGCCGGTACGGGAAGAAGCGCACGCAGGTCCATATCGCCGACGGGTGATCCCATGGCGATCGACGCCGACGCCGTCGTTCGGAAGGCGAAAGCCGGGATCTCCGGTTTCCTCGAAGAGCAGTTCCGCCGCGGGCTGATCGACGAAGGGCTCTACGAACAGGCCCGTCTGAACGTACTTCCGAATCTTCGCCGCTGGTTGACCGACCCTCACATCAGCCGGTTGTCCCCTCGGCTCGGTGAAGGACTGAGAAGTGCTGTCGAAGCGGCCAGATGGGACGAACTGGTCGAAGCCTACGTGGACGAGATCAAGTTCGGCACGGCGGGCATACGCGGCAAAGCCGCCATGTCGGACGAAGAACTGCTGATCCTCGCCCGGGACGGCACGGACGCCCCCATCCTCAAGGGGCCGAATACCCTCAATAACATCGTTCTCCTGCTGAAGTCCGCGGGCGTCGCGAAGTACGCGACCGCCCATGGACTCCGGTCCATCGTCATCGGCTATGACAGCCGGGTGGCGGGCCAGGATTTCGCCCGGCTGGTATCCGGGGTGTTCCTCGCGGAGGGGCTGAAAGTCTACCTCTTCGACGAAGCCTGTCCGTACCCGGAAATGACCTTCGCCATACCTACGCTGGGTGCCGATATGGGCATCCTGATCTCGGCGAGCCATAACGACCGTAGATACAACGGCTACAAGCTCTCCGCCGGGACGGGATCGCAGTTTTCTCCCCGGGAACGATCCGTCATCTACAACGACTACATCCGGAAAACGACCCCGGCCCAGGTCGCGCTCCTGGGCTTCGATGACGCCGGGGTCGATCCGGGGCACCCTGAAGACCCTCGTCGTGACGGAAACAGGCTCGTGTTCCTGGGCGGCGCCGCGCCGTTGGCCGGATTCGACTATCTAGGCCGTCCCCTCATAGATATCCACGGGATGTACCAGGACCAGATCCGGGGATTCATTTCCGATGTCGCGATGATGAAGTCGTGGGCGCCCTCCATTGGAATCGGGTACTGCGCGTTTCACGGGGCCGGACGAAAGGCCGTGCCCCGGCTGCTGAGTGATTTCGGTTTCACCCGGGTGGACACGGTAACCCGCCACCGGTTGAACGAGCTCAACGGGCTCTTCCCCGCCTTTCAGGACCATCCCGAACAACAACCGGACCCGGGTGATCCCACGGCGTCCGATATCGCCGTCGACGCCTTCGTCGAACAGTACGGCGCGGATGCCATGGAAGCGCTCGAACTGATGATCGGGACCGACCCGGACGCCGACCGGGCGGGGCTCGTGGTCAAGGTCCCCCGGGCCTGCCGGAAATACCACGACAACCGGTCCCATGTGCTGCTGTCGGCCGACGACGCATGGTCTCTGCTGCTCTGGTACCGCCTGTCGCAGGGTGCCGGGAGTACGAAGGCATTTCACCCGCGGCCGGAGGAGTCGTTCATCGTGCTTTCCCACATCACGACTGACGCACTGGTGCGGCTCGCACGGAAACACGGCGTCGGCGTCGTAAAGACCTGGGTCGGGTTCGGCTTGATCGCCAACGCGGTGGAACGGGTGTGGTCGGGCGACGACCTATCGGATCCCCGGTTCAAAGATATCGTCTATCAGACCGTGGATATGGAGGGCATGCCCCGACGCTGCAACGTGGGCTGCCTGGAGCAGAGCAACGGGTTCAGTATCCTGGGAGGACCGCCCGCCACGGCCGCGGCCATGGGAAGCAACGGCCACGTGCGTGACAAGGACGGTGTCTTCGCCGCGATCCTGCTCGCCGAAGTGGCGGCCTATGCCGCATCCCATGGGACGACGGTATACGAACTGATCGACGAACAGATTTACCTGGATCCCGATATCGGGTATTTCGCCACCGACGTCGTTCCGGTCCCGCGTT is a genomic window of Gemmatimonadota bacterium containing:
- a CDS encoding 50S ribosomal protein L27 gives rise to the protein MAHKKGVGSSRNGRDSNPKFLGVKTGDGMRVRAGNIIVRQRGTRILPGENVGRGNDDTLFALTDGIVQFRRYGKKRTQVHIADG
- the rplU gene encoding 50S ribosomal protein L21, whose protein sequence is MYAVIRSGDQQFSVNEGDTIQVEKIAAEVGDEITIDQVLLLGGGETLVGTPTVAGATVTAKVTEQGRHPKIVVFKMKRRKNYRRKRGHRQPYTALEITSINYDPSASN
- a CDS encoding Rne/Rng family ribonuclease, whose amino-acid sequence is MRKDIIVETATHETRIAMLEDNHLVELLVERPEHERVVGNICKGVVTAVIPSIQAAFVDIGLDKAAFLQASDVTSGADWIDFDDDENQDSGSGRSRDREYQIQEMVKEGQEIVVQITKESIGTKGPRVTSQISLPGRFLVLVPHANYVGVSRRIDDWSEKRRLRDLARKLKDDDFGVIVRTAALGKSDSELKNDLKQLTRTWRNIEKEVGKTPAPAMIHKDVEMTSGMIRDLFTPDIDSVIIDSKAVYKEILAYLKGVAPQLRERVHMYDGTAPVFDAYGIENEIGKALHRKVWLKNGGYILIEPTEALVTIDVNSGRYAGSRGHEETVFQTNLEACAEVARQLRLRDIGGIIVIDFIDMEDRGNRRQVHQEMEKAMSHDRARTRMSKEISEFGLIEMTRQRIRPSLLFTFSEACPVCDGTGRIMSRITMVTQIGRWLKRAKPGLRERKLKLKVHPTVALSLHENGREKLVNLQDEYKMQLQVEEDPFLHVEEFRVFSGKRDLDVTDEFK
- a CDS encoding glycosyltransferase family 9 protein; translation: MDAPKARRILISRLRFIGDVVLTTPVIRALKRHYGEAELYYLAEAGPAAVLARNPYLEEVIALPDELLPGRSVLTRCGEQLRFLRALRKRRFDLVIDLFGNPRSALLTLATGARMRVGYDVRGRGAAYNVKIRRSDSLRVVDAYLDAVRTIGVPADDDRTEVHFSSEDAAWADSWLAERGVDGDRPIAALNPGASWPAKTWNAGRFAELARRMIEALDLRVLVVAGPGQREAMARLAGMAGDACPVVETGSLTRLAALIRRCDLFVSNDCGPMHIAVAVGTPTIGLFGPSNPRIWFPYSQAEGHVALEAGVDDCCGRDFCVRPVACIESISPCQVLEAAESVLRGTSNRSAE
- a CDS encoding glycosyltransferase family 9 protein, with the protein product MPEDPRRILVIKLRATGDVVLATPVIENLKRRFPRARLSFLTEEASADVLRWNSLLDELIVLPLRRWGSLGVRGSWREQVRFYRNLRQRRFDLVFDLFGNPRSALLTWLTGAPDRVGYAFRGRRHAYTTVVTPSGRPGHEVLFHLEALEALDIPVAADRPRVTIPGTAGEKADGWLREHVPGGRVLIGLNPGGGWAIKRWPPEFFGRLADALIDEYGVDVLILWGPGEAGLVARVTGAMRNRPLVLPETTLAELGAFLKRCGLLVSNDSAPMHMAAALNVPTVGIFGPTDPRAQGPWGDGHGVVRKESVDCLGCNRIKCPIGNICMTTLEPGELLEKIRAYIPVGIVGT
- a CDS encoding glycosyltransferase; protein product: MAQRERCSIVIPTWNAGYLVERCLRSLKDHGAADRAEIVVVDDGSTADTAVRTWATCPDAVLVRHDGNRGFAAACNTGVSRASHEVVVLLNNDVVATGPFLDPLLSHFRDDQVFAVNPRVYQVGDGRPGGGLVRGAMHCGLLRLRWAERESLREGRALTLYANGAAMAVSRSKYLALGGFDTLYAPFYSEDLDLSYRAYQRGWTVLYEPESRLTHEHGATIGARHDRAFIDRVSARNRILFVWRNMRDLRCLVSHVFWMMARFLGAVLKGDLTFPRALMDAARLRDAVMKRRRSDPAPVATDREILGSTSGWAGREKP